Proteins found in one Brachypodium distachyon strain Bd21 chromosome 5, Brachypodium_distachyon_v3.0, whole genome shotgun sequence genomic segment:
- the LOC100836920 gene encoding binding partner of ACD11 1: MATSTLSTVMVSNLSLKAAQRDVKEFFSFSGDILHVEMQSADELSQVAYITFKDKQGAETAILLTGATIVDMAVIVTPATDYEVPASVLAALEPKDGKSAVLEKAEDIVGTMLAKGFILGRDALDKAKALDEKHQLTSTATARVSSFDKRIGLSEKISVGSSVVNDKVKEMDQKYLVSEKTKSALAAAEQGVSTAGSAIMKNRYVLTGAAWVTGAFSKVANAANDVGAKAKEKIVAEQEGKTVERESAQGNISDDPAKHKDSDDDFAKVHVSETTEDIPISRAATVPITEEGSSNATPLPPAPKKPEPAQGLIL, encoded by the exons ATGGCG ACGAGCACGCTTAGCACCGTTATGGTGAGCAATTTGTCACTGAAAGCAGCGCAAAGGGATGTAAAGGaattcttttccttttctggtGACATTTTGCATGTTGAAATGCAAAG TGCCGATGAGCTGTCTCAAGTTGCGTACATTACTTTTAAAGACAAACAAGGAGCTGAGACAGCTATTCTTCTGACG GGTGCCACAATAGTTGACATGGCTGTCATTGTCACACCAGCCACTGATTACGAGGTTCCAGCTTCTGTTTTAGCTGCTCTAGAG CCCAAGGATGGAAAGTCAGCTGTTCTTGAGAAGGCAGAAGACATTGTTGGGACCATGCTGGCCAAGGGGTTCATTCTTGGTAGGGATGCACTCGACAAAGCAAAAGCTTTGGATGAGAAGCATCAGCTCACATCAACTGCAACTGCTAGGGTATCTTCCTTCGACAAGAGAATCGGTTTAAGTGAGAAGATCAGTGTTGGTTCTTCAGTTGTAAATGATAAAGTAAAGGAAATGGATCAGAAATATCTAGTCTCTGAGAAGACAAAGTCAGCACTTGCAGCTGCTGAACAGGGTGTCTCTACTGCTGGATCTGCCATCATGAAGAACAGGTATGTCCTTACTGGAGCAGCATGGGTAACCGGTGCCTTCAGTAAGGTTGCAAATGCCGCAAATGATGTCGGGGCAAAGGCAAAGGAGAAAATAGTTGCCGAGCAGGAGGGCAAGACTGTAGAGAGGGAGTCTGCACAAGGTAACATTTCAGATGACCCTGCAAAGCACAAGGATTCAGATGATGATTTTGCAAAGGTACATGTCTCTGAAACAACTGAAGATATTCCCATATCTAGAGCTGCAACTGTCCCCATTACTGAAGAGGGTTCCAGTAACGCGACTCCACTCCCCCCTGCTCCTAAAAAGCCTGAACCTGCGCAAGGATTGATACTATGA